A region of Thermovibrio ammonificans HB-1 DNA encodes the following proteins:
- a CDS encoding radical SAM protein — MRYIFGPVFSRRLGLSLGVDLVPHKICSMDCLYCEVGPTTEKTVERAEYVPLSGVKAELDEFLAFKPELDFITFSGYGEPTLHSGLGELVRYLKENYPDYRLALLTNATLLYRDDVIEDVKGIDVVLPSLDAATQPTFEKLNRPVKGLMVDDVIAGIGRLIKECDCQTWVETLFVKGINDSPEEVEKLGEVIHALKPHKWQLNTVARPPAYGVEGLSYEELKGIADRVGYPNTEIVARGGVKRRKLPLPDLKEEIYNLVVRRPCPLEEISDALGVSPEEVERAVEELKREGRVKELLFGGEPYVKGLSG; from the coding sequence ATGAGGTATATATTCGGTCCGGTTTTCTCCAGAAGGCTGGGGCTCTCTCTGGGGGTTGACCTCGTTCCCCACAAGATATGCAGTATGGACTGTCTCTACTGTGAAGTTGGGCCCACAACCGAGAAAACGGTTGAGCGGGCCGAGTACGTTCCCCTGTCGGGGGTTAAGGCGGAGCTCGATGAGTTTCTGGCCTTTAAGCCCGAGCTCGACTTTATAACCTTCTCCGGCTACGGTGAACCTACCCTCCACTCGGGGCTCGGTGAGCTCGTTAGGTACCTGAAGGAGAACTACCCCGACTACAGGCTGGCCCTTCTCACCAACGCTACCCTCCTTTACAGGGACGACGTTATAGAGGACGTGAAAGGTATAGACGTTGTCCTTCCCTCTCTGGACGCCGCAACTCAGCCCACCTTTGAAAAACTGAACAGGCCGGTTAAGGGGCTAATGGTTGATGACGTTATTGCCGGCATAGGGCGCCTTATAAAAGAGTGCGACTGCCAGACCTGGGTGGAAACCCTGTTTGTTAAGGGGATTAACGACTCCCCGGAAGAGGTAGAGAAGCTGGGAGAGGTTATCCACGCCCTTAAACCCCACAAGTGGCAGCTTAACACCGTTGCCCGCCCGCCGGCTTACGGTGTTGAGGGGCTGTCGTACGAGGAGCTCAAGGGCATTGCCGATAGGGTAGGCTACCCCAACACGGAGATTGTTGCCCGGGGAGGGGTTAAGAGGCGGAAACTCCCCCTGCCCGACCTTAAGGAGGAAATCTACAACCTCGTTGTGAGGCGCCCGTGTCCCCTTGAGGAGATATCCGATGCCCTCGGCGTTTCGCCCGAGGAGGTGGAAAGGGCCGTTGAAGAGCTCAAGAGAGAGGGGAGGGTGAAGGAGCTTCTTTTCGGAGGGGAGCCATACGTAAAAGGGCTTTCTGGCTGA